A region of the Phoenix dactylifera cultivar Barhee BC4 chromosome 10, palm_55x_up_171113_PBpolish2nd_filt_p, whole genome shotgun sequence genome:
ttcctcttccaAAAGCAGCATCACAATTACCTTGCTTCTCTTCTTCCACCGCTCTCCCATCCTTTCACCTTCGCCGCCCTACAGCAAAGAAAGCTGAGGAGAAGAAGACATGACCCAGCTGTGCAGCTCTGACACCCACCTCCTCCTGGGCCTCCTCTTCCATGACTTGCTATCCTTGTGCTCCTTCTTAGCCTCCCATCCCCTCCACTTGGcttacttcctcttcttcttcccttaccTTTTCCGACTTCTCTCATTCTTCTACCCACTCCTCCTCTccacctccctcctcctcctcgtcctcctcaCCATCTCTCCCCAGCTGGATGATCCCCCTCGCGCACCGCCCGGATTACTTCGAAACACTTGCTCCATTGTCTTCCACCTTCTCAAGGCAAAGCTTGAAAGCCATGCCCCTGTCGAGCTACTAGACCAACTGGCCTCGATGGTTCTCGCACCAATGGACGACGCAGGCCCATACTTCCAAGTGCCTGTCATGCCGGCGTTGGTTGGTGCAGAGGTGTTTGAGCTGCAGTTCGGAACCATGGGCGACTTCTGCAATCCTTCTAGTGTAGTAGTAAGTTGTGCGGTAGAAGAGATCCCAAGTAAGCCTGGTCTGGAGAATTCTCAAAAGGGTGAACTTTTGGCTTCCAATTATGGAATTGGAGAGAACCCACTCATGGATCCTAAAGAGAATGAGCTTTTGGTACCCCATTCCGACGGTACACAGTTAACCAACAAAGTTGCCGAAGATTCGTCGACAGCTTTTGAGCCTGAAAACTCATGCAGGATGCCTGAGCCGGCTGCTGACAGTGTAGGAGGAGAACTTATGAGATCCACTTCAAGGAGAAGAAGACAGAGTACAAGCAGAGGTTCGGATGGCCTTCAAAGAGATAATTctatgagaaaagaaaaagagtggAAGAGGACATTAGCTTGCAAGCTTTACGAGGAGCGTATGACGTATAAGCTATGCGAGGAGCGAACGGTTGCTGAAGG
Encoded here:
- the LOC103697996 gene encoding uncharacterized protein LOC103697996; amino-acid sequence: MTQLCSSDTHLLLGLLFHDLLSLCSFLASHPLHLAYFLFFFPYLFRLLSFFYPLLLSTSLLLLVLLTISPQLDDPPRAPPGLLRNTCSIVFHLLKAKLESHAPVELLDQLASMVLAPMDDAGPYFQVPVMPALVGAEVFELQFGTMGDFCNPSSVVVSCAVEEIPSKPGLENSQKGELLASNYGIGENPLMDPKENELLVPHSDGTQLTNKVAEDSSTAFEPENSCRMPEPAADSVGGELMRSTSRRRRQSTSRGSDGLQRDNSMRKEKEWKRTLACKLYEERMTYKLCEERTVAEGGEEMDLLWEAYEVNASKDGKLMSNGRKGKKDEQEEEDEGTVGQLCCLQALKLSAGKMNLGVGRPNLVKISKVLKGMAMFKRVGRHSSRKE